In Sphaeramia orbicularis chromosome 15, fSphaOr1.1, whole genome shotgun sequence, a single genomic region encodes these proteins:
- the fignl1 gene encoding fidgetin-like protein 1, with protein sequence MSGAHLDEWQRRSFDISSGNCTPEQKADAYRAHILSIQYAWANSQLSEAGMASLFRTYSEHYAAVLDSDDPRSGLNNYAESALHLARSQRNYSNKWESSLTMESVLELPCVQKMIQKGTGGGGSLVAPADVNITVGQESRGSSLSGPMTSVRSETPLFKPVGPPQPQTQFNSTSSVHSTTSDRPRGSEGISGNPTLFPRPPARAQSVFSYPSSAAHQGNSSPAFSTQSHQSTFFPTSNPSKRKNFYNSDGGEGVRGPQGGQTSTGPRAGGNFKTAREQLIVDQHKKNSHQPQRGQTPGLAATMKKSLGANRPRGAFSKFVSPLPRQEEEQSGGSHSFNQEPQIMDERLKNFEPKIVELIMSEIMDHGPPVAWDDIAGLEFAKTTIKEIVVWPMLRPDIFTGLRGPPKGILLFGPPGTGKTLIGKCIACQSGATFFSISASSLTSKWVGEGEKMVRALFAIARCHQPAVIFIDEIDSLLSQRTDGEHDSSRRIKTEFLVQLDGAATAAEDRILVVGATNRPQEIDEAARRRLAKRLYIPLPEGAARRQIVTNLMAQEKNQLMEEELERVVTATDGFSGADMTQLCREAALGPIRSIQLSDIATITADQVRPILYSDFQDALNTVRPSVSTKDLELYEEWNKTFGCGR encoded by the coding sequence ATGAGTGGCGCACACCTGGACGAATGGCAGAGGAGGTCCTTTGACATTTCATCTGGCAACTGCACACCTGAACAGAAGGCAGATGCCTACCGGGCCCACATCCTCTCTATTCAGTATGCATGGGCAAACTCCCAGCTCTCTGAGGCCGGCATGGCCAGCCTGTTCAGGACCTACTCGGAGCACTATGCTGCAGTGCTAGACTCAGATGACCCACGCTCAGGGCTAAACAACTATGCAGAGAGTGCTCTGCATCTGGCCCGCAGTCAGAGAAACTACAGCAATAAATGGGAGTCGTCCTTGACCATGGAGAGTGTGCTGGAGTTGCCCTGCGTGCAGAAGATGATTCAGAAAGGGACAGGGGGAGGAGGCTCCCTGGTGGCACCAGCAGATGTGAACATAACAGTTGGACAAGAGAGCAGAGGCAGCTCCCTGTCTGGTCCCATGACCAGTGTCAGGTCAGAGACTCCATTGTTCAAACCTGTAGGTCCACCACAACCTCAAACACAGTTTAACAGCACCTCCAGTGTTCATAGCACTACTTCAGACAGACCAAGAGGGTCAGAGGGGATCTCAGGTAATCCTACCTTGTTCCCTCGACCTCCAGCCCGAGCTCAGTCTGTGTTCAGTTATCCCTCATCAGCTGCACATCAGGGAAACTCCAGTCCTGCATTTTCCACACAAAGCCATCAGTCTACTTTTTTCCCTACATCAAACCCATCAAAGCGGAAAAACTTTTACAACTCAGATGGAGGGGAAGGTGTTAGGGGTCCACAAGGAGGTCAGACAAGCACTGGCCCAAGAGCTGGAGGTAACTTTAAAACAGCCCGTGAACAACTGATTGTTGATCAGCACAAGAAAAATTCCCATCAGCCCCAGAGAGGTCAGACCCCTGGGCTTGCAGCGACGATGAAGAAATCCCTGGGTGCCAACAGGCCTCGTGGAGCATTTTCTAAATTTGTGTCACCTTTGCCACGGCAGGAGGAGGAACAAAGTGGGGGGAGCCACAGTTTTAATCAGGAACCTCAGATCATGGATGAGCGCCTGAAAAACTTTGAGCCAAAGATAGTTGAGCTGATCATGAGTGAGATCATGGACCATGGACCCCCTGTGGCCTGGGATGACATAGCAGGCCTGGAGTTCGCCAAGACTACGATAAAGGAGATTGTGGTGTGGCCTATGCTGCGGCCAGACATCTTCACAGGCCTCCGTGGTCCTCCTAAAGGCATCTTGCTGTTTGGACCTCCTGGTACTGGAAAAACCCTAATTGGAAAATGCATCGCCTGCCAGTCAGGTGCCACCTTTTTTAGTATCAGTGCGTCATCACTCACATCCAAGTGGGTTGGCGAGGGAGAAAAAATGGTGCGGGCCTTGTTTGCTATAGCCCGCTGCCACCAGCCGGCGGTGATTTTTATCGATGAAATTGACTCGCTGTTGTCCCAGAGGACAGACGGGGAGCACGACTCATCACGCAGGATAAAAACGGAATTCTTGGTTCAGCTTGACGGGGCGGCCACAGCAGCCGAGGACCGCATCCTGGTGGTGGGGGCCACTAATCGACCTCAGGAGATAGATGAGGCCGCACGCCGACGCCTGGCCAAGAGGCTGTACATCCCCCTGCCTGAAGGAGCGGCCCGACGGCAAATCGTGACCAACCTCATGGCCCAAGAGAAGAACCAGCTGATGGAAGAGGAGCTGGAGAGGGTGGTGACGGCGACGGACGGCTTTTCAGGAGCGGATATGACTCAGCTGTGTCGAGAGGCGGCTCTGGGTCCCATCAGGAGCATCCAGCTGAGCGACATCGCCACCATCACTGCAGACCAGGTACGGCCCATCCTCTACAGCGACTTCCAGGACGCCCTGAACACTGTCCGCCCCAGCGTCTCAACCAAGGATTTGGAGCTGTATGAAgagtggaataagacttttggaTGTGGACGTTAA